GAGAATTGACTATGATGTTAATGGTTGATATTTCGGGTTCGGAAAGTTTTGGAACTAAAAACCAATTGAAAAGCGAGATTGTCACGGAAATTGCAGCAACAATGGCCTTTTCAGCGACACAAAACAATGATAAAATTGGACTGATTTTATTTTCAGACCAAATCGAATTATACATTCCGCCCAAAAAAGGAAAATCACACGTATTAAGAATCATCCGCGAGCTAATAGAATTTCAGCCAAAAAGCAAAAAAACCGATTTATCACAAGCTTTGAAATTTCTTTCAGGAACTCAAAAAAAGAAAGCCATTGTATTTGTTATTTCCGATTTCATGGTAGAGGATGATTACGAGAAAACCTTGAAAATAGCTGGAAAAAAACACGATATAACAGGCGTTCGCGTTTATGACATCCGGGAAGAAAAGATGCCAAATATTGGTATGGTAGAAATGGAAGATGCGGAAACTGGAGAAATTCTAGTAGTAAATACTGGCTCTAAAAAAGCGCGATTGAGCTATGAACAACAGTATCGCGAGAAAGTGAGTTACTTCAAAGATATCTTTTCAAAATGTGGTTCTGGAACTGTGAATACTCGTGTAGATGAAAGTTATGTTACCAAATTATTAGGTTATTTTAAATCGAGATAAGAAACATGAAAAGTAAATTTGCTTTATTTTTATTCTTATTGTCGATGGCGCTTTGGGCACAACCTAAAGTGACAACTTCTGTCAATGTTACTAAAAACAAAATCGGAGCCGAATTCAAATTAACTTTGAAAACGGATGTCGATACATTGTCTAAAGTTAAATTCCCAGAAGCTAAGAATTTTGGCGCTTTAGAAGTAATTCAATCCTATAAAATTGACACCGTTAAAAATGGTGCACGTTATGAATTGATTAAAAAATACGGACTGACACAATTCGATTCAGGAAAATATGTTATCCCAAGAATTCCTGTGTTGATAAATGGTAAACCATCGTTTTCTGATAGTATCAAAGTAGAAGTTAACAACGTTAAAGTCGATACATTGAAACAAAAAATGTATGACATTAAAGATATTGCGATTGTAGATAAGCCTCTTGGCTCTTGGTGGATTTATCTTTTGATTTTAATTGCTATTGGAGTTATTGGATTTTTTATCTACAAATTCATCAAAAAAAGACAGAGTCAACCTAAAGTAGAAGAAATTGTTTTCAAATCTCCAATCGAAAAAGCTACTACTTTATTACAGCAATTGGAAGGAAAAGAACTTTGGCAAAAAGGAGAAATCAAACATTATTACTCGGAACTCACCGATATTGCTCGAAATTATATTGAAGAAGAAATTCATATTCCAGCCATGGAAAGTACTACTTCCGAACTTATTGAAGGGCTTCGAAAAGCTGCTAAACAAAAGAAATTAAAGCTTTCCAACGAAACAGTAGAGAATTTAGAAAAGGTATTAAAACAAGCCGATTTGGTAAAATTTGCCAAAGTTAAACCGCTTGATTTTGAAATTGAAGAGGACAAAAAACGAATTTCTAGCTCTATAGTAACCATTCACAAATCAATTCCAGAAATTGTGGAAGAAGATGATGAGTTGACACAATGGAACGAACAACAAAAAGAACTAGCGCGTTTACAAAAATTAAAAAAACAAAAACGAGTTCGAATCATTACCACCATCGGAATTGTAATGGGCATGTTATTGATTTTTGTCTTGGGTGTAGCATATTTCAAAGGAACCGAATACTTAAGGGATAATATTCTTGGACATCCAACCAAAGATTTAGTAGAAGGAGAATGGGTGTACAGTGAATATGGAAATCCTGGAGTTAAAGTAGAAACGCCAAAAGTCTTGAAAAGAATTGATGCAGAGAAAATGTTACCAAAAGATGCCGCTGCTATTATAAAAGAGATGCAAACTTTTGTTTACGGTAGTATTTTGGAAGACTTTAGCATTACGGTTTCTACCGTAACTTACAAGCAACCTATGAAAATGGATTTAGATAAAACAGCCGAAAATTATCTGAACCTAATGGAATCACAAGGGGCTCAAAATATTATCGTAAAGACGGAAGACTTTGATACACAACAAGGAATTACTGGTAAAAAAGCCTACGGAACTATGACTGTTTTAAATAAAATAAAAGGGAAATCAACCAAAATGTATTATGAATTGTTGCTATTCGGACAAGATGATGGTTTACAAGAAATCCTAGTAATGCATCGCGAAGAGGATAAATACGGTCAGCAAATTGCAGAGAGAATGTTGAACTCGGTTGAATTACAAACAGCGAAATAATGAAAGAGGTAAGCTTTTTAAATCCTGAATTTTTCTGGTTGTTTTTAGTACTTCCAGCTGCCCTTGTTTGGTACATCTGGAAAAGAAAACAGCAATCGGCTACTTTAAAAATAAGCTCAGTGAAAGGTTTCAAAGCTCAAAAGTCTTTGTTAGCTAAATTGAAACCCATTTTGTTTGTATTGAGATTATTAGCGTTAAGCTCTTTGATTATTGCCATGGCTCGACCAAGAAAGGTAGATATCAGTAGCCAAACCAAATCCACTAAAGGAATTGATATAGTAATGGCGATTGACGTTTCGGGAAGTATGTTAGCTAAAGATTTAAAGCCAAACCGAATGGAAGCTTTGAAAAGTGTGGCGGAAAACTTTGTTAAAGGAAGACCTAATGATAGAATCGGAATTGTGGTTTATGCCTCTGAAGCTTACACCAAAACTCCAGTTACAAGTGATAAAGCCATAGTTCAGCAAGCGATTCAAAGTATCAAATATGATAATGTTTTGCAAGATGGAACGGGAATCGGGATGGGATTGACCACAGCGGTTAATCGATTAAAGGATAGCAAAGCCAAAAGTAAAGTGATTATTCTTTTGACCGATGGGGTAAACAATGCAGGATTTATAGAGCCAGAAACCGCTTCTCAAATAGCACGTGAATATGGAATAAAAGTGTACACTATCGGAATTGGAACCAATGGGAATGCGATGTTCCCTTATGCTTATGCGCCTGGTGGTGGCTTTTTATTCAAAATGATGCCTGTTGAAATTGATGTGAATTTGTTGCAAACGATTGCTAAAAATACTGGTGGAAAATATTTTAGAGCTAGTAGTAATAGTAAATTAGAAGCTATTTATAACGAAATCAACAAACTAGAAACCACTGAAATTCAAGAGTTGAAATTCTATGATTACGACGAAAAATACAGACCGTTTGTTTGGATTGCTGGAATTTTAGTTTTGATTGAATTTGGTTTACGAAACACAATTTATAGAAGTTTTATCTAAAGAATTATGTACGAGTTAGAAGAAAAATGGTATTTGTATTTCTTGATTGTCATTCCAGTAATGGCAATGCTTTTCTTGTATATCCAATTCTGGAAAAGAAAGAAACAACGCGAATTTGGTGATTTAGAATTAATCAAAAAACTAAGTCCTGAAAAATCAGTTTTTAAGCCAATATTGAAGTTAGTTGTTATTTTATTAGCGTTAACTTGTTTGATTATTGGTTTGGTAAATCCAAAAATGGGAACCAAAATGGAAACGGTAAAACGTGAGGGAATAGAGATTATTTTTGCCGTTGACGTTTCAAAAAGTATGTTGGCAGAAGATGTGGCTCCAAGTCGTTTGGAAAAAAGCAAACAATTGGTTTCTCAAATCATCAACAATTTAGGTAGCGACCGAATTGGAATTATTGCTTATTCTGGTAGTGCTTTCCCTGTATTACCTATTACATCAGATTATGGTGTGGCTAAAATGTTCTTGCAAAGTATGAATCCCGGCATGATTTCGGCACAAGGAACATCCATTGATCAAGCGATAAATTTGGCCACAACGTACGTGGATAAAAAGGATAAAACTAACAAACTTTTAATCATCATTACCGATGGTGAAGATCATTCTGATAGCGCTGCAGATGCTGCTGAAGAAGCAAAAAAAGTTGGGTTGAAAATATTGACAATTGGGGTTGGAACCGAAAAAGGAGGAACTATTCCATTAAAACGAAATGGTGTTGTGGAGAGTTTTCAACGGGACCAAAATGGGGAAGTTGTGATTACCAAACGAAATGCAGAAGTTTTAAAAACCATTGCTAAAAACTCTGGAGGAGGCTATGTTGATGGAAATTCTACTAAAGAGGTTCTAGGTTATGTGAAAAATGCATTAGATAATATTCAAAAAACAGAATTTGAAAGCACCCAAATGGCCGATTTTAAATCACAATTTCAATGGTTCTTAGGATTTGGATTTTTCTTATTGCTTTTAGATGTTTTCTTGTTGGATAAAAAAACCAAATGGGTGAAAAAGATGAACTTATTTAACGAAAAGGAATAAATGAAAAAGTTGTTTTTATATAGTTTAGTTCTGATTTCTTTTTTGGCAAAAGCCCAAGACAAGGAAAAAGATACCCATTTGCCTGAAGGAAACGATTCTTTTGCAGAAAAAAAATATGCCGATGCTGAAGCAGAATACAGAATTTCTGATGCTAAAAATCCAAAAAAAGCAATTGCTGCTTATAATCTAGGAAATGCCATTTACCGCCAAAATCAAGCTGCCGAAGCTAAATATCATTACGCCAAAGCATTGAAAATGGCCAAAACAAGAGCAGAGAAACATCAAGCATTTCATAATATAGGAAACACTTTTATGAAAGATAAAGATTATTCCAATGCTGTTGAAGCTTATAAAAATGCTTTGCGCAATAATCCTGCTGACGAAGAAACGCGTTACAATTACGCTTTAGCAAAAGAATATCTTAAAAACAATCCGCCTAAAAAAGACGGCAATAAAAATAAAGACAAAAAGGACGATAAGAAAGACGACAAAAAAGACGGTAAAGACAAAGACAAGGATAAAAAGGACGACGATAAGAAAGACGGAAAAGATAAAGACAAGGATAAAAAAGAAGGCGATAAGGATAAAGACAAAAAAGACGATAAAAATCAAAACGATGGTCAACCTAAACCTCAACCAGGAGGAATTTCGAAACAACGTTTAGAAAATTTATTGGATGCCGTAAATAATGAGGAGAAAAAAATTCAGGAAAAAGTAAACAAACAAAAAGTACAAGCCAACCCTAAAAAAACTGATAAAGATTGGTAGTTAACTGAAAATTTGAAAAAATGAAAAGGAGCATAGTATTATTGTTTTTAGTGACAAATTCCCTTTTGGCCCAAGTACAATTTGAGGCAAAAGTGAGCAAGAATTCTTTGGGAGTAAATGAGCGTCTTCGTATTGATTTTACGATGAATGCTGATGGTGATAATTTTGTGCCACCTAATTTTGAAGCCTGTGGTTTTAAAGTCGTTGGCGGACCAAGTCAATCGGTAAGTCAATCCTGGATTAATGGGAGAAGTTCGTTTAACAAATCCTACATCTACATTTTACTACCGACGCAAAAAGGAGCATTAACGATTAGACAAGCTTCCATCGAAATTAATGGTCAGACTTATAAAACATCTCCTGTAAGAGTCAATGTGACAAATGCTGTTGAAATTCCCAAAGATCCCAACGAAGCGCCAGCCATTAGCGCCGATGACAATATTTATTTAGTTGCCGATATTTCAAAAGCCAATCCTTACCTCAACGAACCTATAACAGTTGTTTACAAATTATACTTCAGTTATAACATCGGTATCTCAAACTGGCGCGAGTTAAACAAACCAAAATACAATGATTTTTGGAGCCAAAATATTGACATCAAACAATTAGTTGCTCAAGACGGCACATTCAAAGGAGAACGCTATCGTTATGTTGTATTGAGAAAAACGGTATTATATCCACAAAAATCAGGAAAACTAGAAATCGAACCTTTATCTCTTGATATTGATTGTCAAGTGCCAACCAATAGAAGAAATTTTTGGGGACAACCCTTGATGACTGAAGACAGTAAACGTGTTTCTGCAGGAAGCAAAGTAATCAACGTTAGAGCTTTACCAGAATCTGGAAAACCTGAGGATTTTTCGGGAGCTGTGGGTCATTTTGATTTTCAAGTAAAACCATCGAAAACACTATTGAAAAACGGAGAATCTTTAGATTTGGATGTTAGTGTGGTTGGTACCGGAAACCTAAAACTATTCACGCTACCAAAACCTGTTATGCCTTCCGCTTTAGAAATGTATGATCCTGTTCACGATGAAAATGTTTCGACTCCGCTTACTGGAATGACAGGAAGAATTTCTGATAAATACACTATAATTCCACAAGACAAAGGCAACTATCAAATAAAACCTCTGCGTTTTACCTATTTTGATTTGGGTTCTTCAAGTTATAAAACCATAACATCCAAACCTATAACTATTACGGTTTTAGATGGTCCTGGTGTGGCCAATTCAGAAAAAACAAATTCAAACGAGACAACAAAATCCAAACCAGAAGTGGCTAAAACGTTTGCTTACAACAAACAAGTGGCTCATTTGGAACCTATTAAAAAAGACGGCTTCTTAGGCTCGGGATTGTTTTACTCCTTGATGGCTTTGCCGTTTTTAGCCATCCCGTTTTTTATAGTGGGTAAAAAGAGAAAAGAGGCTTCTGATAATGACATTGTTGGCAACAAAATCAAAAAATCTAATGCTTTGGCTAAAAAATATTTGGGCGACGCCAAAAAACATTTGGGTAACAAAGAGCCATTTTATATTGCATTAGAAAAAGCCATGCACAACTTCTTAAAAGCCAAATTAAACATCGAGACTTCGGAGATGAGCAAAGAAAAAATAAGCGAATTATTGCTTTCGCGAAAAGCAAATGTTACAACCGTTGCTGAATTTATTCACTTAACCGAAAACTGTGAGTTGGCCCGTTATGCGCAATCTTCTGAAACCGCTATTCAGCAAGATTATGACAAGGCGGTAGAAATTATTTCTGAACTAGAAAAGCAATTAAAATAAAACGGAGATGAAAAAGATACTTATTTTATTATTGTTCGTTTCTCAAGTTTTTTGGGCACAATCTGCTTTTGATCAAGGAAATCAATTCTATCAAAAAGAAAATTACCAAGCGGCCATTACTAGTTTTGAAAGTGTTTTAAATACTGGCAAACAATCGGCTGAATTGTATTTTAATCTTGGAAATTGTTATTATAAGATTCACAAAGTAGCTCCAGCGATATACAATTATGAGAAAGCTTTATTGT
The window above is part of the Flavobacterium sp. N1994 genome. Proteins encoded here:
- a CDS encoding DUF58 domain-containing protein; translated protein: METKDLLKKVRKIEIKTRRLSDHIFSGEYHTSFKGRGMTFSEVRQYQFGDDIRAIDWNVTARYNEPYVKVFEEERELTMMLMVDISGSESFGTKNQLKSEIVTEIAATMAFSATQNNDKIGLILFSDQIELYIPPKKGKSHVLRIIRELIEFQPKSKKTDLSQALKFLSGTQKKKAIVFVISDFMVEDDYEKTLKIAGKKHDITGVRVYDIREEKMPNIGMVEMEDAETGEILVVNTGSKKARLSYEQQYREKVSYFKDIFSKCGSGTVNTRVDESYVTKLLGYFKSR
- a CDS encoding BatD family protein, with protein sequence MKSKFALFLFLLSMALWAQPKVTTSVNVTKNKIGAEFKLTLKTDVDTLSKVKFPEAKNFGALEVIQSYKIDTVKNGARYELIKKYGLTQFDSGKYVIPRIPVLINGKPSFSDSIKVEVNNVKVDTLKQKMYDIKDIAIVDKPLGSWWIYLLILIAIGVIGFFIYKFIKKRQSQPKVEEIVFKSPIEKATTLLQQLEGKELWQKGEIKHYYSELTDIARNYIEEEIHIPAMESTTSELIEGLRKAAKQKKLKLSNETVENLEKVLKQADLVKFAKVKPLDFEIEEDKKRISSSIVTIHKSIPEIVEEDDELTQWNEQQKELARLQKLKKQKRVRIITTIGIVMGMLLIFVLGVAYFKGTEYLRDNILGHPTKDLVEGEWVYSEYGNPGVKVETPKVLKRIDAEKMLPKDAAAIIKEMQTFVYGSILEDFSITVSTVTYKQPMKMDLDKTAENYLNLMESQGAQNIIVKTEDFDTQQGITGKKAYGTMTVLNKIKGKSTKMYYELLLFGQDDGLQEILVMHREEDKYGQQIAERMLNSVELQTAK
- a CDS encoding vWA domain-containing protein is translated as MKEVSFLNPEFFWLFLVLPAALVWYIWKRKQQSATLKISSVKGFKAQKSLLAKLKPILFVLRLLALSSLIIAMARPRKVDISSQTKSTKGIDIVMAIDVSGSMLAKDLKPNRMEALKSVAENFVKGRPNDRIGIVVYASEAYTKTPVTSDKAIVQQAIQSIKYDNVLQDGTGIGMGLTTAVNRLKDSKAKSKVIILLTDGVNNAGFIEPETASQIAREYGIKVYTIGIGTNGNAMFPYAYAPGGGFLFKMMPVEIDVNLLQTIAKNTGGKYFRASSNSKLEAIYNEINKLETTEIQELKFYDYDEKYRPFVWIAGILVLIEFGLRNTIYRSFI
- a CDS encoding vWA domain-containing protein, with translation MYELEEKWYLYFLIVIPVMAMLFLYIQFWKRKKQREFGDLELIKKLSPEKSVFKPILKLVVILLALTCLIIGLVNPKMGTKMETVKREGIEIIFAVDVSKSMLAEDVAPSRLEKSKQLVSQIINNLGSDRIGIIAYSGSAFPVLPITSDYGVAKMFLQSMNPGMISAQGTSIDQAINLATTYVDKKDKTNKLLIIITDGEDHSDSAADAAEEAKKVGLKILTIGVGTEKGGTIPLKRNGVVESFQRDQNGEVVITKRNAEVLKTIAKNSGGGYVDGNSTKEVLGYVKNALDNIQKTEFESTQMADFKSQFQWFLGFGFFLLLLDVFLLDKKTKWVKKMNLFNEKE
- a CDS encoding tetratricopeptide repeat protein; this translates as MKKLFLYSLVLISFLAKAQDKEKDTHLPEGNDSFAEKKYADAEAEYRISDAKNPKKAIAAYNLGNAIYRQNQAAEAKYHYAKALKMAKTRAEKHQAFHNIGNTFMKDKDYSNAVEAYKNALRNNPADEETRYNYALAKEYLKNNPPKKDGNKNKDKKDDKKDDKKDGKDKDKDKKDDDKKDGKDKDKDKKEGDKDKDKKDDKNQNDGQPKPQPGGISKQRLENLLDAVNNEEKKIQEKVNKQKVQANPKKTDKDW
- a CDS encoding BatD family protein, with protein sequence MKRSIVLLFLVTNSLLAQVQFEAKVSKNSLGVNERLRIDFTMNADGDNFVPPNFEACGFKVVGGPSQSVSQSWINGRSSFNKSYIYILLPTQKGALTIRQASIEINGQTYKTSPVRVNVTNAVEIPKDPNEAPAISADDNIYLVADISKANPYLNEPITVVYKLYFSYNIGISNWRELNKPKYNDFWSQNIDIKQLVAQDGTFKGERYRYVVLRKTVLYPQKSGKLEIEPLSLDIDCQVPTNRRNFWGQPLMTEDSKRVSAGSKVINVRALPESGKPEDFSGAVGHFDFQVKPSKTLLKNGESLDLDVSVVGTGNLKLFTLPKPVMPSALEMYDPVHDENVSTPLTGMTGRISDKYTIIPQDKGNYQIKPLRFTYFDLGSSSYKTITSKPITITVLDGPGVANSEKTNSNETTKSKPEVAKTFAYNKQVAHLEPIKKDGFLGSGLFYSLMALPFLAIPFFIVGKKRKEASDNDIVGNKIKKSNALAKKYLGDAKKHLGNKEPFYIALEKAMHNFLKAKLNIETSEMSKEKISELLLSRKANVTTVAEFIHLTENCELARYAQSSETAIQQDYDKAVEIISELEKQLK